The nucleotide window TGCCGTTTGGCCGCTGAATCGAACGGGCTGATCCGCACGAGGCGATGCACCCCCGATTCCGATTTCATCCAGCCATAGGCATTGTGCCCGCTGATCTTGTAGACCGCCGATTTGATCCCCGCCTCTTCCCCGGGGGAGAAGCTTTGCAATTCCACGTCATAGCCACGCTTTTCGGCCCACCGCGTGTACATCCGCGCCAGCATCGACGCCCAGTCGCAGCTTTCCGTGCCACCCGCGCCGGAATTGATTTCAAGGAACGTGTCGTTGGCGTCAGCCTCTCCGTCCAGAAGCGCCTCAAGCTCCTTCGCTGCCGCCTCTTCCACCAGCGTGGCGAGGGCGGCTTCGGCTTCCGCGACCACTTCCGCGTCGTCCTCCATCTCTCCCAGTTCGATCAGCTCGGCATTATCCTCGACCCCTTGCTTGATCGCCTCGTAGGTCTTCAACTTGTCGACCAGCACCTGCCGGTCGCGCATCAGCTTCTGGGCCTTTTCCTGGTCGTTCCAGAGGTTCGGATCCTCCACCATCGCGTTGAATTCCTCCAGGCGGTGCGGGGCTGTCTCGATATCCATCCGCTGGCCCAGAAGGGTCAGGGAATTCCGGATCTTCTCGATATTGGCTTGGGTCTCGGCGCGCATGGGGCAAGGCTTCCTCGGATCGTGCTCCGCAGATGTAGTGGATCGCCCTGCCGCCCTCAACCCGGTTGGGGGCCGACGAAATCAAAGGCGACGGGACGCCCGGCCACGCTCATTGAGGATGCTGCGTCCAGCCCGGCTGGACCGATCCACGAAGCGCGCCGGGGTCAGGCTCAAGCGGATGCGGAATCACGGCAAAGCCGTTCATGGCCCTGACAATGACGCCGAGAGCCGTCTTGGCCCGCCTAGTACAACCCGCCGGAACTTAACGTGCCGAAGCCGGTGGCGGTCGGCACCCGCGCGCGGTCGCCATCGGAAGTCTCCACGATGATCCCGGCCCCGCCGCCGCCATTGCCCTCATCCCCGCGCCCGAACATCGGGATGTCGGAGGACATGGCCCACCCGCCATCGATGATCGACAGGATGCCGCCATAGGGTTCTTCGCCTTCGCGGAACAATTCGAACACCACGTGGTCGCCGCGCGACCCGTCGGGCAAGCGCGCACCCGAGAAGCGGTCGATCGGGTAGAACTGGCCACCCTCCGGCACAGGGAAATCACCCGAGCCGTATTCCTCGATCGCCTCAAGCATGAACCGCTGGAACACCGGGCCGCACATCCCGCCACCCGACGCGCCGCGCCCAAGGCTTTCGGGCTGGTCATAACCGATATAGCAGCCCGCCACGATGTTGGAGGTGAAGCCCACGAACCAGACGTCGCGCGCATCGTTGGTGGTGCCGGTCTTGCCCGCCGTGGGCACCGGCAGGTTCACCGTGCCCGACGCCGTGCCGCGCTGGACCACGCCGCGCATCATGGAGGTCAGCTGATAGGCGGTGATCGGGTCGATCACCCGCTCGCGCGTGGATACGATCCGCGGCGCCAGCCCCTCTTCAAGGGACGCCAGCTCACAATCGGGGCACAGGCGCTGGTCGTGGCGATAGACGGTCTCGCCATAACGGTTCTGGATTCGGTCCACGAGCGTCGGCTCCACCCGCTCGCCGCCATTGGCGAACATCGCGTAGGCCGCGACCATGCGGAACAGGGTCGTTTCCTGCGATCCCAGGGAATTCGCAAGGAAAGGCTGCATGTCGTCGTAGACCCCGAAGCGTTCGGCGTAGCGCGCGATGGTTTCCATGCCCACATCCTGCGCCAGGCGCACGGTCATCAGGTTCCGCGACCGCTCGATCCCGGTGCGCAGCGGCGATGGCCCGTAGAACTGGTTCGACGCGTTCTGGGGTCGCCAGATCCCCTCCCCCGTCGCCACTTCGATGGGCGCGTCGATCACGATCGTGTTGGGACTATAGCCTGAATCCAAAGCCGCCGCGTAGACGAAGGGCTTGAAGGACGATCCCGGCTGCCGCGTCGCCTGCGTGGCGCGATTGAATGACGAGGCCTGGTAGGAGAACCCGCCCTGCATCGCCAGCACCCGGCCCGTATGGACATCCATCGCCATGAACGCTCCCTGAACCTCCGGCACCTGCCGCAGCGTCCAGCGGAGGAAGCTGCCGTCGCTGTCGCTGGTCATGCGCCGGACATGGACCACGTCGCCCACGCTCAGCAGATCCCCGGCCACACGGGCGGTATTGCCGCGCGATCCATCCTCGCGCAGCGGCCTTGCCCAGGTGACATCATTGGCCGGGATGAAATGGCCGTCCTCGTCTTCCTCCACCCCCTCGATCCCGATCCGGGCGGAACTGTCGCCGACCTCCAGCACCACGGCGGCGAACCAGCCGTCGATGTCGCGCGGAATTTCCGCCTCCGCCAGGGCCGCGCGCCAGCTTGCCTCGTCGCTCAACCGCGCCGGGTCGATCGTGTCGGTTGGCCCCCGCCAGACGCCGAGGTTGCGGTCGTAGCGTTCCAGCGCCCGGCGCAGCGACATCTCCGCCACTTCCTGAAGGCTCTCATCCATGGTCGACCGCACCGCATACCCGCCCGAGAAGAACTCGTCGGCGCCGTATTCCGCGCTCAACTGGCGACGGATTTCGTCGGTGAAGTAGTTGCGCGGCGGGCGGGTGAAGCGGAAGGCTTCGATATGGCCGCCCTGCACCGTTTCCAGCGGCGCGGCCTGCGCCGTCTCCATCTCTTCCTCGGTGATATAGCCGTTTTCGTGCATCTCCCGCAGAACGTAATTCCGGCGCGTGATGGCGCGCTCGTAATCGTCGACCGGGTGGAACCGCGACGGGGCCTGCGGAAGCGCGGCGAGGTAGGCCACCTGCTCCAGCGTCAGATCCTCCAACGTCGCGTTGAAATAGGTCTGCGCGGCGGCAGTCACGCCATAGGAATTCTGGCCGAGGAAAATCTCGTTGAGGTACAGCTCAAGAATGCGGTCCTTGCTCAACGTACGCTCGATCCGGGCGGCAAGGATGATCTCGCGCACCTTCCGCTCCACCGTGCGGGAGCCGTCCAGAAGGAAGTTCTTCATCACCTGCTGGGTGATGGTGGAGGCGCCGCGCACATCGCGGCCCCGGGACCGGACCGCTTCCACGAAGGCGGCGGCAATGGCGCGCGGGTCATAGCCCGCGTGGTTGTAGAAGTTGCGATCTTCCGCCGATACGAACGCGAAAGCCACCAGGTCGGGGATTTCCTCGGCCGGCGTGAATAGCCGCCGCTCCGATGCGAATTCGTCCACGATCATGCCCTGGCGCGAATAGATCCGGCTGATCGTCGGCGGCGCGTAATTCGCCAGTGTTTCATGGTCCGGAAGGCC belongs to Hasllibacter sp. MH4015 and includes:
- a CDS encoding penicillin-binding protein 1A; translation: MMRFIIGVFGAIFSAVTLGLVFSALGIGGLIFLYSRGLPDHETLANYAPPTISRIYSRQGMIVDEFASERRLFTPAEEIPDLVAFAFVSAEDRNFYNHAGYDPRAIAAAFVEAVRSRGRDVRGASTITQQVMKNFLLDGSRTVERKVREIILAARIERTLSKDRILELYLNEIFLGQNSYGVTAAAQTYFNATLEDLTLEQVAYLAALPQAPSRFHPVDDYERAITRRNYVLREMHENGYITEEEMETAQAAPLETVQGGHIEAFRFTRPPRNYFTDEIRRQLSAEYGADEFFSGGYAVRSTMDESLQEVAEMSLRRALERYDRNLGVWRGPTDTIDPARLSDEASWRAALAEAEIPRDIDGWFAAVVLEVGDSSARIGIEGVEEDEDGHFIPANDVTWARPLREDGSRGNTARVAGDLLSVGDVVHVRRMTSDSDGSFLRWTLRQVPEVQGAFMAMDVHTGRVLAMQGGFSYQASSFNRATQATRQPGSSFKPFVYAAALDSGYSPNTIVIDAPIEVATGEGIWRPQNASNQFYGPSPLRTGIERSRNLMTVRLAQDVGMETIARYAERFGVYDDMQPFLANSLGSQETTLFRMVAAYAMFANGGERVEPTLVDRIQNRYGETVYRHDQRLCPDCELASLEEGLAPRIVSTRERVIDPITAYQLTSMMRGVVQRGTASGTVNLPVPTAGKTGTTNDARDVWFVGFTSNIVAGCYIGYDQPESLGRGASGGGMCGPVFQRFMLEAIEEYGSGDFPVPEGGQFYPIDRFSGARLPDGSRGDHVVFELFREGEEPYGGILSIIDGGWAMSSDIPMFGRGDEGNGGGGAGIIVETSDGDRARVPTATGFGTLSSGGLY
- the prfB gene encoding peptide chain release factor 2 is translated as MRAETQANIEKIRNSLTLLGQRMDIETAPHRLEEFNAMVEDPNLWNDQEKAQKLMRDRQVLVDKLKTYEAIKQGVEDNAELIELGEMEDDAEVVAEAEAALATLVEEAAAKELEALLDGEADANDTFLEINSGAGGTESCDWASMLARMYTRWAEKRGYDVELQSFSPGEEAGIKSAVYKISGHNAYGWMKSESGVHRLVRISPFDSAAKRHTSFTSVKVYPVVDDSIEIEVNPSDIRIDTYRSSGAGGQHVNTTDSAVRITHHPTGIVVTSSEKSQHQNRDIAMKALKSRLYQMELDKRSALVNEAHENAGDAGWGNQIRSYVLQPYQMVKDLRTSFETSDTQGVLDGNIDGLMASVLAHGVSGKGRAEANAEE